Within Deltaproteobacteria bacterium, the genomic segment CATTTCCCGGATTTCTTCTGAAACCTGTTGAAGTGGGCCTTCCCCCCGGGCGGAGAGAAAAATATTAGCGCCTTCTCCGGCAAAACCTTTGGCAATGGCTTTACCGATTCCCCGGCTGCCGCCGGTAATCAGAGCCGTACGATCTTTTAGTTTATGCTGGGTCATCATCGTTATCCCCCTTTCAAATTCAGACGCTGATTTTCGCCGATGCCCGCAGGTTCAAGAAATAAGCTCAAAGCGAAAATCTGCGACTTGCATCTTGCAACTTGAAACTTTATTTTCGAACTAATCCTGGAAATCTGCGTCCAAAATGAAAATTCCTATACTATTAAATTAACCCCTCATGCCCTGCGGGGCACCCGCGAAACATGCAAAGGACTTTCTCCGAACTCCGAACTCCGAACTCTAACCCTTTGCCCTATTCTTTCATAAGTAACCAGCCAGCCGGTATGTTTTTTTGAGAAATTTTTCTTACTTCAGGTTATTTCTTTAATTTCTTGACCTTATGGGAAAAACCCCGATCCCCCCCTGGTTCAAGAAATTTCAGTCGTCCCATAAATATCTTAAAAATAACCTGGGCTAACTCCTCGGGAGACGATTTCCCGTCCAGATTGAACCACCGGTAAGGCCAGGTACACATGCCCAGTAATGAATAGGTGAGGAAGGTAATCAATCCGGGCTTTCTTTCCTTTTTTTCCAACAGATCCTCAATGAGCGATCGCAAAATCTTTACGAATTCCCTTTGCTTCTCCTTGATAATATTCAGATATTTTTCAGGAAGATTCACCACTTCATTGAGTGCCAGACGGGATTCAAACTGCCTTTTTTTATAGGTCATGATAAAAAGATAAATATACTCATATATCCGTTCTTGAGGGTCACTGAATGCATTAAGCCTTACCATTAATTCACCCAGAGTACTCTCCGTATATCGGTATAAGACTAAAAAAAGGAGTTCTTCTTTGGTGGAAAAATAATGAAATATAGCCCCTTTGGTCAGGCCGGCGGCCTGGGCTACATCAGCCAGCGTAGCGGAGAGATAGCCTTTTTCATAAAAAACCATAGCGGCCGCCCGGCAGATTTCATTAATTTTTTTCTGCCCTTTTTCGGTAAACCTTTCATATTTATCTAATTCAGGCCTTGGATCTCTCACCATTTCAGTCCAAACCGACAATCCAGCAACCTGCCGGTATTCTTTTGATTTTTTATATTAATTTTTAGAAAATAGATTTTGCCGACCCCCGCCCCCTGAAACCTGATCCCTGAATGCTATTTTCGTCTTAAGATTCTGTCAAGGGAAAAAGGTGATCTTGGGCGGTTTTCGTCCGGGAAGCTGATAATATTTTGCCTTTGGGTATCCCAGCATCATGGGATAAAAATGGGGATGCTCCACCGGCATACCCAGGAATTCTTTCAGGGAGGGTGCGGAAAGGAGGGCATGTTGAAGCAATCCGGCCCAGCACGTGCCCAGACCCATCGTCGGGGCCATCAGATCCAGATAAGAAAGGGCCAGGCTCAAATCGACCAGGCCGTCCGGCGCTTCCTTGGGAGCAGAGGCCACCACCAGGGCCGGGGCACCCCGGAGTATGGAATCAATCCCCGCCTCCCAGGCCTTGACAACCAATGGCAAATAGGGCTGTCGGATCAGGACTTGGGGATTCGCTTCAATAGCCTGACGAATGGAGTCCACCGTCCGGCCGGCCAATGAATGCATCCTGGTCTTATCCGTCAGAACGAACCATTCTATCCGTTGGCCGTTTCCGCCAGTGGGGGCGTAGCGGGCTGTCTCGATGAGTCTTGTAATTTTCTCCTTTTCTACGGGCTTGTCTTGATAGACTCGGATAGAACGGCGGGACCGCAGGAATTGTACGGCCTGTTCTTCATTAATGCTGAGTTCCGGCTTAATGCCCGGGCAATCTTCTGCCGGAATGTCCGAATGGGTCAGTGCGCCGTGGGGACATACGGCCACGCAATGTCCACATAGGTTACAGCCCCTGACGCCGCCTGGAATGATCGCGGGATAGCCGGTGTCCTCCTGGAGCTTGATCAGGCCCCCAGGGCATTCCCCGGCACAGAGGCCGTCTTTTTTGCACTTACTCTTATCAATGATTAAAAACGCCACTGTCCATTATCCCCTTCCATCTTTATATTATTTTCTTCGTCCATCGCCGTTATGAAGTTTTTCATACTTGCAACCTGAAACTTTATTTCCGGACTAAACCCTCATGACCCATTGGGTCACCACGAATCATGAAAATGGTTTACTCCGAACTCCGAATTCTAAACTCCGAACCCTATTTTCGAACTAAACTATGGCCCAAATAGACCAGCCAGCCGGTATTTAAAAAACTTTTTTATCCTGGTCCCCCCAAAATGTCAAGGAAGAAAAAAGGACGAAGGTCCGAATTGAAAAAACTTGACAACGGACAATACAAATTCCAAATACAATGTTAAAAAATATAAAGGAGGATTACGATGAAAAAGGTTGGTAAAGGATTTTTGCTGGTTGGTTGTCTGTTTTTCCTTTTATCCCTGGTGGCCTTCGGGTCATCCAAGGCCCTGGCGGCGAATGCCAAATTCGAGGTCGGCAAAATGGGGGACATGTCCGACTTCGACCCCAACAACCCGGCGGTAACCGGTGGGGACACCATCAAGATCGCCATGGTGGCCTCTTTTTCCGGGCCGGCGGCCTTCGTGGGACAGATGTTTTATCTTTCCGCCATCTGGGTGGCCCATGACATCAACAAGCGGGGAGGCCTGATGGTGGACGGCAAAAAAAAGCTGGTTCAGGTCATCAAAGCCGATCACATGTCCAAACCGGATCAGACCAAGAAGATCTGTGAGCGGATGGTCCTCCAGGAAAAGGTCCATGTCCTGTTGGGCACCAACGGCAGCCATCTAATGAAAATCATTAACGAGACGGCCAATAGATATAAGGTCATCGCCCAGAATTTCACAGCGGTGACCGATGACCTCATGGATGCCCAGAACTTCAGCCGTTATGCCTTCATGTCCACTTACTCGACCGAGCAGATCGGTCGGGCCTTTGCCTATTATTATGGACAGGTCCGGAAAAAAGAGAAAAAATTTTATATCCTCTGCCAGGATTACATGTTCGGCCATTCCATGGCCGCCGGGTTCAAACATGGGTTGAAGGAATATTATCCCGGAGCCGAGATTGTCGGCGAGGATTACCACAAGCTGTTTCTGACCGATTTTGCCCCTTACCTGACCAAAATCAAGGCCTCCGGGGCCGAGGTGATCTATACCGGGGACTGGATCCCGGATGCAGCCAACTTAGTCAAACAGGCCCGGCAAATGGGGATCAAACAGCCATTCGCCCACTTATTCCTCGACGAGGCCAACTTCCTTGCCGATGTCGGCGTGGAGGGTTCAAAAGGATTAACGGTCCTGAACGCCTTCGAAACGGAAGGCCCCTGGTTGAAAACACCGGATCAGATCAAATTCTATAAGATCTGGAACGAGTTGTGGAAGAATAAGTGGAAGGCTCCTTATAACACGCCCATTTTCGAATATCCGATCGGAGCCGTGGGTTATTGGGCCTCCCAGTATTATTGGCTCTTAAGCGTCATCGAGCGGGCCGGGAGTACGGATCCGGAAAAGATCATCAAGGTCTGGGAAAACGATAGTTTTCAGGATATAACCGGGAAAGTCTATAAGATGCGGGCCTGTGACCACAAGGCCATCTCCGATTTGCTGATCATCGAATTCGTACCGCCCGAACAGCAGAAGGTCTCTTTCAATATCGCCCCCTATTACTGGTATAAAAATTTCTCTTATTACGGCCCATCCACCAGGATCCCGGCAGAAAAAGCCCTGCCCTTTATGGATAAGGAGTTGGATCGCTGTAAAGGAAAGAGTCCGGCAGGACAGTAAGTTATATAAAAGAGAAGGGGCCGGGCAAAGCCCCTTCCCGCACCATAATTCAATTTGAAAATGATAAGGAGGGTATTATGAGTGGAAAGCTAAGATTCTGTTTGGTGGTCGTGGTTGGGTTTGTGGGGGCATTCCTGTCAACTACTTCGGGAGCTCAGGAAAAGGTAACCAAATTGCGATTTGCCAGTTGGTTTCCTGCGAACAGCGCCTATGTGGCCCTACATGAAGAGTGGTGCAGAGACGTCGAGAAAAGAACAGGTGGAAGAGTTAAAATCACGGTTTATCCCGGACAGACTCTGACTCCGGTAGCGCAGGCTTATGATAGTATGGTGCGGGGCAGCTTTGACAT encodes:
- a CDS encoding TetR/AcrR family transcriptional regulator, with the protein product MSVWTEMVRDPRPELDKYERFTEKGQKKINEICRAAAMVFYEKGYLSATLADVAQAAGLTKGAIFHYFSTKEELLFLVLYRYTESTLGELMVRLNAFSDPQERIYEYIYLFIMTYKKRQFESRLALNEVVNLPEKYLNIIKEKQREFVKILRSLIEDLLEKKERKPGLITFLTYSLLGMCTWPYRWFNLDGKSSPEELAQVIFKIFMGRLKFLEPGGDRGFSHKVKKLKK
- a CDS encoding nitroreductase family protein, translated to MAFLIIDKSKCKKDGLCAGECPGGLIKLQEDTGYPAIIPGGVRGCNLCGHCVAVCPHGALTHSDIPAEDCPGIKPELSINEEQAVQFLRSRRSIRVYQDKPVEKEKITRLIETARYAPTGGNGQRIEWFVLTDKTRMHSLAGRTVDSIRQAIEANPQVLIRQPYLPLVVKAWEAGIDSILRGAPALVVASAPKEAPDGLVDLSLALSYLDLMAPTMGLGTCWAGLLQHALLSAPSLKEFLGMPVEHPHFYPMMLGYPKAKYYQLPGRKPPKITFFP
- a CDS encoding ABC transporter substrate-binding protein produces the protein MKKVGKGFLLVGCLFFLLSLVAFGSSKALAANAKFEVGKMGDMSDFDPNNPAVTGGDTIKIAMVASFSGPAAFVGQMFYLSAIWVAHDINKRGGLMVDGKKKLVQVIKADHMSKPDQTKKICERMVLQEKVHVLLGTNGSHLMKIINETANRYKVIAQNFTAVTDDLMDAQNFSRYAFMSTYSTEQIGRAFAYYYGQVRKKEKKFYILCQDYMFGHSMAAGFKHGLKEYYPGAEIVGEDYHKLFLTDFAPYLTKIKASGAEVIYTGDWIPDAANLVKQARQMGIKQPFAHLFLDEANFLADVGVEGSKGLTVLNAFETEGPWLKTPDQIKFYKIWNELWKNKWKAPYNTPIFEYPIGAVGYWASQYYWLLSVIERAGSTDPEKIIKVWENDSFQDITGKVYKMRACDHKAISDLLIIEFVPPEQQKVSFNIAPYYWYKNFSYYGPSTRIPAEKALPFMDKELDRCKGKSPAGQ